The sequence CGACGATCCGGTGCCGGTACATCCACCAACCGCAAACTTCACCGCGAACGTCACTGCTGGCCCGGCGCCGCTCGCCGTCCGGTTCACCGACACCTCGACCGGGGAGATCACCGCGTGGTCATGGGACTTCGGGGATGGGAACACCTCCAGTGAGCGGGACCGCGTTCATACCTACACCACCCCCGGCACCTACACCGTCGCGCTCACGGTATCAAACAGCCATGCGGAGGACACGATGAGAATGGAGCACTACATCCAGGTGCAGAAACCGCTTCCAAGCGCCGAACTCATCTTCAACGTCAACTACAACCGCGGTACATCCAATGACAGTATTGCAAGCGGCACATCTCCCTGCAGCCTGGCGTACTACACAAGTGTTCACAACCCCCAGGAAAACCAGGAGAGTATCCTCGGCGACCTCGTGTTTGTCCTCGATGCGCAGGAGATTGTCAGCGTCAGCTCCGGGACGTGCGCGGAGATCAACGGGACGCAAGTAACCTGGACTATCCCCTCTCCGGCCGCGATCAGCCCGGGTACGGGGTCATCGACCTCGGCAGCGACATCGGCGACTGCAGACCAGAGCTCAGGCGTGACGCTGGAACGCTCTTGCAACAGGACCGTCTTCACCGAGGCGGGCGTGCAGCAGGTCACCCTGAACATCACCTTCGATACCATCGACCTCGACAACCTCTGGGGCAGGATCATGTGCACCGAGACCGACGACGTCCGGCCCACAATTGTCCCGGGCACGATCTCGACCGACCTCCCTCTCCGCGGCCTCAGTGAAGAGCGTGCAGGAGTCTATTTTGGGGTCAACCAATCCGCGATTGAAACCGGCCGGCAGTATACCCTCTCCTGTGCAGTGGAAGTCGACCCCCTCCGACCGGTGGCCTTTGCACCCGCCTGTGCGATCTGGGAAGTCCGGAACTCGACGTCGGTGGCTGCCCCTGCGGGAACCGCAGTGACCATCCCTGCGGAGCTCCTCCCGGGGAACGTCAGCAGCGTTGCATTCTCCTCGGCGACCCCCTGTGAGTGGACGTGTATCCAGAACGAGCACATCATCACCAGTCTCTATCAGCGGGCCGTCCCGGCGCCGTCAGCAAACTTCACCGCGGACGTCACGAGCGGCCCCGCGCCGCTCGCGGTGCGGTTCACCGACGCTTCGACCGGGGAGATCACCGCCTGGTCCTGGTCCTTCGGCGACGGAAACACCTCGACGGAGCAGAACCCGGTCCACACCTACACCGCGCCGGGGAACTACACCGTGAATCTCACGGTCAGCACGGAAGATGGCTCGGACACGCTCTCCCAGCCCGGCTACATCACCGTTACGGTCAAGGGTGATTTTAACGGGAATAATGAGGTCGATATCGGCGACGTCGCTCGGGTGGCCTACATGGTCGTCGGGAAGACGGCGGCCGACCCTGCCGCCGACTTCAACGGGAACGGCGTAGTCGACATCGGGGATGCGGCAAAGATCGCCTACTACTTCGTCGAGAAGATCGAGGCGCTGTGAGGGGAGGGTATCCCCGACCCCCTCCCTCCTGCGCAACAATCCCGGCGGCCCGGATTTCCACCGTGTTGTGGGCGGAGCTGTTGTACCCAAACTTCCGGATCTCTGCCCGGCCGCCGGGAGTGAGTCTACTCCCGGTTCGTCATATTATCACCGCTTTCCGTGTTCTTTGAATATTCCGTCGTATTACCGCCAGCAGGCTCTCTGATCCTGTACACACAAAACACAAGTATAATGGTGCATAAAACCGAAAACGAACATCAGTGAGGTTGATAAATGAGATTTCCCACCCTTCTAGCATGCTGCCTGGCGGTATGCATGCTGGCTGGAAATGCGAGTGCAGAAACCCGGATTATGATCCCGGAAGGCTCCTTTGAGGGCACCGCCGACCTTCCCGTCATCATCTCCGGGATCACAGCGGCGACTGGTGTGTCGTTTGAACTGTCCTACGACAAAGACACTGTCCGTATTGAGAGCATCACCGCGAGCAGCGAGATCCCGGGCTCGAACGTAATACCCAGGATCGACAACGATGCGGGGTATGCGAAGGTAGCCGTCACCAACACGGAGGGGATCTCCGCCGCAGAGTCGGCCTCTCTTGCCGTCATCCGGTTCACCCGCGTCGGGTCCGGCGAGGGCACCGTGACCATCCAGAACCCCCAGTGGAGCGATACGCAGTTTGTGGCGAACAACTTTGATGTCGTTCTCGACGGAAACATCGTCTCCCTGGAGATTGTGACGCCGGCGGAAACCGCCGCATCGTCTTCCAGCTCAGGGGGCTCCTCATCATCATCCAGCGCTTCTATAGCGACCCCGACCTCTGAGCGTACTGTGACTCCTGCGGTCACCGCAACCGTCCCCCGGGCAACCACCGTGCTGCCGGTATCTTCGAATGATACCGCCGAAACCCCCCCTGCCGTATCCCCGGGTACAACCACAGAGAGTACGCAACCGCCTGTCACCCCGAAGGCGGCTCCGGGATTCTGTATGGCGACGGTTTTTACAGCGGGGCTTTCAGGCATCGCGCTTCTGCTGTATCGCCGCTCCTGATCGAGGGCGGTGTGTGCAGCCCCCTGGAATCTCTTTTTTTGCCGGGAATTTCTATCGCTCGTGTGACGTTTATCTTCGGGAGTAGGGAGGCGTCATATTTTTTCACGATGGGATATTAAGCTCTATTTGAGAGAGATCTTTTTTTCGAAACGTAGATACTATAGCCTGAAAAAAATTGAATAAGTTTAAGTACTCAGAATAGAACTATTTCTGCATAGCCTGTTTGCAAGGAGGCTGACACAGAAGAGCGATGAGCCGGGTCTGAGCCACACCGCATCTGGAATAGTCGTTAAGCGCCTGCATGTGCGCAAGCGACTGAGATGTCCCGGTAGATGTTCCCGAAAAGCGGCGATAACAAACGCCTGATGAGACTCGTTTATCGAAGCAGATATGGAGAAACGCACAAACAGCTCTCGTGGAAGAGGTTGATTCCTATGAAGAAGTATTTACTGACATTGTTACTCTTTGCACTCTGCATGCTGGTTACGGCCGCAGGTGCTGCATGGATCGAGGCGCCGGGATCATACCCGAAGGTAGTCGTGCCCGCGGGCTCGACCGGGGTCTTTCCGGTCTCCGTCGGCGGTCTGACAAACGCTGAAGGGGTTTACTTTAACCTGACGTTTGACAACACCCTGTTGTCGGTCGAGAGTGTCTCGGCCAATGACGCAATCCCGGGTTCCAGAGTAACTGCAAACATCAATAACGAAAGTGGATGGATGCAGGTGGCCGTCACGAACACGGAGGGCATAACCGTTGAGGAACGTACCCCGCTTGTCGATATCACGTTCCGTTCTACCGGGATCGAGGGAGAGTCGCCACTGCAGTTTGTGGGGACCATGGGATACAACTCGACGTACAGTCAGGGGTTCGAGCTGGAGGAGTTTTATGGTGCATATAGCGGAACGATCAGGGTTGTTGAATCTCCCTCAACGATCCGGGCCCCCTCCGGCACGCTGGCCTCGGGGCAGTCCAAAACCCTTGCCGTCGGCGTGGACAATCTCACCGGTGCAAAGCAGATCTGGTTCGAACTGATGTATGACGGATCATACCTCATCATCGATGATATCCAGCCGGCACTGCTGGGGGCAGTGATAACCGGGGCCTTCGCCAATAACGGCATTCACGAATTTGAACCGACCGCTCTTGAGTCCGTGCCCGAGGAGGTACGCCTGGAATTACAGCAGCATCCCCACATGAACATGATGTGGGTGGAACTGGAGATCCCGGGCGGCCTTACTACTACGGGTTACACCGATGTAGTTGATATCACGTTCCGACCAACCAACCGTACCGGTACCGGCGATCTCGATTTCTACTACCGTTGTACGTACCAGGATGAAAATGAGTCGACACAACTCTTCGATATTCAGATCCCCGGCCAGATCGTAACCAACGGCGGCGGCAAGTATCCGGTCCTCGGCGAGTTCCAGGCCCCGTCGGGCACCATCGATGTCGGATCGCAGAAAGTGCTTCCCCTCATGGTCCGATCCCTGGACAACGCAGAAGGAGCGTATGTCTGGGCTGGGTGGAACTCTGCCATAATAAATGTCACATCGGTATCCCTGAACGCAACCGCACAGGCTGCCGGCGTGACGCTTGAGGGGAGTGGCATCCATTCCGATGTGTATGACAACATCTCGACCGGGCGTCTGTATGCCTATGTCGAGAACCTGACGAAACTGAACACGGCGTCATGGACCCCTCTTCTCGACCTCACGGTGAGGGCAAACGCCAATTCTGGCCGGACCCCGGTGGACATCTGGGGGACTGCATACATAATTCCCCGGGAGAACGTCTCCATCGTTTACCCGCCCGCTTCGCTTGAGAACGGGCAGATCTCCATCACTGTTCCGGAGAAGGCGGACCTGAGAGGTAACCTTGTCCCCTGGCCCGATTACGTGAAGAAGTATGCCGACGGCAGCCTGCATTTCACCCAGACAATGGTCATCGAGAACACCGGCAATAAGGCCGTCACCGAGGATTTCGACATCCGTGGGACATTCTGCTCGAAAGAGGCAGAATTCCCTGTCTCGGGCGGCATTGCTCCAGGGGAAAACATCACCTATCACGTGACGATGCACGTCAAACCCGACCACGAAGGAGGTACACGCATCAGCATGATCGGCGGCCAGGAGCATGAGCGACGGTATGATGTCACCACACGCGGAGATGTCCAGACGGGTAACCACACCATCGCGCTCCAGATCGATGTCAACGACGTCATCGATGAGATTGATAAGGATAACAACTACGTGGAGGCAGACGTAGTGGTCACCTATCCGGACCTGGTTCCGGTCTGGAAGATGGAGTATGTCGGTGGACCATCGTCAAGCAACACCACCATCCTTGACACGTCACATGCCCCCGGCACCTGGAAGATCACGTTCGGGGCAGAGAACATCGGCAAGGTGTTCGCCGACCCGACCACCTTGAATTTCACGGTCGGTGAGGGGGCTCCGACGGTCTACACCGTACCGAAACTGGAGCCGGGCGAGAACTGGACGGAGACGATCAGCGTCGACGTCGGCCGTGTGTTCACTACGTACAGTGTCGAGGTCAACGCCAACCGGGCAGAGGCGGAGGAGGACTATGACAACAATAGCCTTACTGAATCCATCGGATCCACTGCGGTGACGGTCGTCTTCCCGCCAGTCTACGGCTCGAGCGATGACGATGATGATACTAAGGTAGAAATCTGGATCACAAACATATCGAGGACGGCGCCCGTTACGGAGTTCAAGCTACCCGTGAAATACGACCCGACGATCTGTTATTACAACGGAACATTTGATGTGCTCGGTGGAGTCGACGTTGAAAGTTCCTATGGGAGGGTTACGCTCTCCGGGAAGAACCTGGAGTTGCGCGGCGATACTCTAATTGCGACGCTCAAGATGCGGGCACGTACGGACTCCGGCAGGACGTCGGTCCTTAACTCGTCGAAGAGTGCATACGTAAAGACCGGGAACGCGTACCTCGATCTGGAGATCATCCACGGCACGTTCGAACAGAGGAGCACGACCAATGCCTCCGTTGCCGTCTTCGCTCCACGTTCCGGCCCTGCCGGCCAGAACCAGGCGATCTCAGTGACTATCCAGAATCTGAAATCAAACAACGTCACCGTCTCCGCAAATCTGACCGCGACAAACGAGACCGCGAGTGAGACTCTGTGGGAGATGTCGGATATCTATCTCACCGGGCGTGCGAGCAAGACGTTCACTATCGATACGTGGCAGCCGGTTGGGGGCGCCTACACCCTGAACGCGACCATCACCGGGGATAATGTCACAGGGAATAACATTGCTTCGCGGCCCATCGTCATCGATAGTTATGAGTTGAATGTAACTGAACAGAACAAGCGGTACTGGAATGCCTGGTACGGCTATGACAGGTCCGTCCTGAGAGACGAACACCTCTGGCTCGGGACGTACTTCACGGCGAACCAGTCGGGCATGGTGGATGCGACCCTTGCCATCACGTACCCCAACGGGACGCCGGACGGTGAATCCGCATTTGAATTCCACCACTACTACCCGGCACAAAACCCCGTGTACGCGTACGACTCGGAGTGGAACAGTGTAGCCTGGTACTACGTCACACCAAGGCAGCTTGGAGACTTCAATTACAGCATCACGCTTAAGGCACGGGGGGAGAGCGCTTACGTCAACGGCACGATCAAGGTCAGGGAGCCCAATGTCGACATCAAGGTGATG is a genomic window of Methanoculleus bourgensis MS2 containing:
- a CDS encoding dockerin type I domain-containing protein, coding for MKKYLLTLLLFALCMLVTAAGAAWIEAPGSYPKVVVPAGSTGVFPVSVGGLTNAEGVYFNLTFDNTLLSVESVSANDAIPGSRVTANINNESGWMQVAVTNTEGITVEERTPLVDITFRSTGIEGESPLQFVGTMGYNSTYSQGFELEEFYGAYSGTIRVVESPSTIRAPSGTLASGQSKTLAVGVDNLTGAKQIWFELMYDGSYLIIDDIQPALLGAVITGAFANNGIHEFEPTALESVPEEVRLELQQHPHMNMMWVELEIPGGLTTTGYTDVVDITFRPTNRTGTGDLDFYYRCTYQDENESTQLFDIQIPGQIVTNGGGKYPVLGEFQAPSGTIDVGSQKVLPLMVRSLDNAEGAYVWAGWNSAIINVTSVSLNATAQAAGVTLEGSGIHSDVYDNISTGRLYAYVENLTKLNTASWTPLLDLTVRANANSGRTPVDIWGTAYIIPRENVSIVYPPASLENGQISITVPEKADLRGNLVPWPDYVKKYADGSLHFTQTMVIENTGNKAVTEDFDIRGTFCSKEAEFPVSGGIAPGENITYHVTMHVKPDHEGGTRISMIGGQEHERRYDVTTRGDVQTGNHTIALQIDVNDVIDEIDKDNNYVEADVVVTYPDLVPVWKMEYVGGPSSSNTTILDTSHAPGTWKITFGAENIGKVFADPTTLNFTVGEGAPTVYTVPKLEPGENWTETISVDVGRVFTTYSVEVNANRAEAEEDYDNNSLTESIGSTAVTVVFPPVYGSSDDDDDTKVEIWITNISRTAPVTEFKLPVKYDPTICYYNGTFDVLGGVDVESSYGRVTLSGKNLELRGDTLIATLKMRARTDSGRTSVLNSSKSAYVKTGNAYLDLEIIHGTFEQRSTTNASVAVFAPRSGPAGQNQAISVTIQNLKSNNVTVSANLTATNETASETLWEMSDIYLTGRASKTFTIDTWQPVGGAYTLNATITGDNVTGNNIASRPIVIDSYELNVTEQNKRYWNAWYGYDRSVLRDEHLWLGTYFTANQSGMVDATLAITYPNGTPDGESAFEFHHYYPAQNPVYAYDSEWNSVAWYYVTPRQLGDFNYSITLKARGESAYVNGTIKVREPNVDIKVMNTTLVTDESSKTMTFPVFNRTPSEGRNVQILLSAGADGRTLQGLESLIGYPHGCPEQVMSPALAALRVKQYYEQRGALNDDINKTVRTAMQNALGHMNATGYNAQQASGGWAWGTWSTPSMFYTFYPNYVITELLMDNDPAFWDVDASMNGIDLDASANWLIQKQKREGVANGSWSDWGYISNDVEWTGFISENLKNEYPYLNKTMKIEVNASLDRSCNWLLTHNYTNEDTQALSYAILGLVAIRDHGGIGDAEAINETVDDLKGELLKKRDRVGSYWEDSYGWNTYEPTASAILALNKAGISADELSGGISHLIGNRAGRSYSGGWGSTRTSAAVINTLTNVVPQKPVAFTVDAEIVRGDGTSVWSCMGIEFNETSFGFERTLSIDELNILYGSSVPDDTAKVIISNKNDAASDNPGKLSVSIDSFEQVPESLAVATIPDIYIDPIATDFNLQIVAPDPGTLKEGEFRDVGFTINNNLVEPRDQGVMIIEIPISNAVNFTGNATGADAAFYNDGTGRKNISHMYNATEKKLYIYPGSDNESAPSVLAGEIKTFFVPLTFGASGNITVEARAYPMYNDTWMALGNSSTYVLGYGNVTLAAVDETTNGPVEAGFYVNGLSVGSGTSYTDRLLEGKYSVAIWRDPVWINSTVNVAPSESVTYTAHFARDRSVPYIAQAEGTAGEIQVMPPAIEDTISDDSPNHWNAATKAMKSFNASISSSGGRATLAVDIPKVSRTAVNDTGTYEFSVYLNDNPVSVSMYDGENWSSYEYRPRGERLTISDIDTSKIKQISITFTGREYGDVDNDKVIDVADAFMIVKARYNQVSFTENQWFYADVDNDGIVDVADAFLLVKWRFDQVDHDYQPK
- a CDS encoding cohesin domain-containing protein, whose product is MRFPTLLACCLAVCMLAGNASAETRIMIPEGSFEGTADLPVIISGITAATGVSFELSYDKDTVRIESITASSEIPGSNVIPRIDNDAGYAKVAVTNTEGISAAESASLAVIRFTRVGSGEGTVTIQNPQWSDTQFVANNFDVVLDGNIVSLEIVTPAETAASSSSSGGSSSSSSASIATPTSERTVTPAVTATVPRATTVLPVSSNDTAETPPAVSPGTTTESTQPPVTPKAAPGFCMATVFTAGLSGIALLLYRRS